One genomic window of Notamacropus eugenii isolate mMacEug1 chromosome 6, mMacEug1.pri_v2, whole genome shotgun sequence includes the following:
- the LOC140512043 gene encoding olfactory receptor 5P80-like — MSGNNCTAVTEFIILGLTEDTTLRVFLFVIFLGAYAITLVGNLTIITLIRNSCQLHTPMYLFLSHLAFVDIGYSSSVTPVMLKNFLVDKITIPLEGCVAQMFCGATFGTAECFLLAVMAYDRYVAICRPLLYSINMPTRVCILLLTTSYLGGCVNAWIATGCLLNRSFCGPNEINHFFCDYSPLLKLSYFEDNLAEVLPAASVGLVIMITVLIIIISYVYILSSVLKIRSTEGRSKAFSTCTSHLTAVTLFYGTITFIYVLPKSSYTTDENKVVSVFYIVMIPMLNPLIYSLRNNEVKGALRKFLSKKYLFFMNSAQ; from the coding sequence ATGTCTGGCAATAACTGCACTGCTGTGACTGAATTCATTATTTTAGGGTTAACAGAGGATACAACCCTTCGTGTCTTCCTCTTTGTTATATTTCTGGGTGCCTATGCAATCACCTTAGTTGGTAACCTTACCATAATCACATTGATCAGAAATAGCTGCCAACTTCACACTCcaatgtacctttttctcagccaCTTGGCTTTTGTGGATATTGGATATTCCTCATCTGTCACACCTGTTATGCTGAAGAACTTCCTTGTGGACAAAATCACAATTCCTCTGGAAGGCTGTGTAGCTCAGATGTTCTGTGGAGCCACCTTTGGGACTGCTGAGTGCTTCCTTCTGGCTGTGATGGCTTATGATCGATATGTGGCCATCTGTAGACCCTTACTCTATTCCATCAACATGCCTACTAGGGTCTGCATTCTGTTACTCACCACATCCTACCTAGGTGGTTGTGTAAATGCCTGGATTGCTACTGGTTGCTTATTGAATCGGTCCTTCTGTGGACCCAATGAGATCAATCACTTTTTTTGTGATTATTCACCACTTTTGAAGCTTTCCTACTTTGAAGATAATCTTGCTGAAGTTCTTCCTGCTGCCTCTGTTGGGTTAGTAATTATGATCACAGTGTTAATCATCATAATCTCTTATGTATACATCCTTTCCTCTGTCCTGAAGATAAGGTCCACCGAAGGGAGATCCAAAGCTTTCTCAACTTGCACATCACACCTCACAGCAGTCACTCTTTTCTATGGcaccattacattcatttatgtGTTGCCTAAGTCCAGCTATACAACAGATGAGAATAAAGTGGTGTCTGTTTTCTACATTGTAATGATCCCTATGTTGAACCCTCTGATCTACAgtctaagaaataatgaagtaaaGGGGGCTCTGAGAAAATTCTTGAGTAAGAAGTACCTATTTTTCATGAATTCagctcaataa